A DNA window from Vigna angularis cultivar LongXiaoDou No.4 chromosome 1, ASM1680809v1, whole genome shotgun sequence contains the following coding sequences:
- the LOC108323394 gene encoding uncharacterized protein LOC108323394 produces MASNSIHMLFVSSFSLCFPNSSRFQLSKLSPQFKPLNSIPLSGRKHCNIVRFPRERTRTRATIDDVETDQLSSTPIVENEKAKKDVEESVKVLKDAAKTRKVAAEEVLSALSILEKAKVDPSGFFETLGGNKSPGRTWMLIFTAEKKLKGGRYFPLTAVQRFDATAKRIENGVYLGPIGQLTFEGRLSWKKRILAFVFENIRVKLGPFQPLQISLGKKEDREPDNKDPFFIWFYVDEEIAVARGRSGGTAFWCRCRRVNN; encoded by the exons ATGGCATCGAACTCAATTCACATGTTGTTCGTTTCTTCCTTCAGTTTGTGTTTCCCAAATTCATCTCGCTTTCAACTTTCAAAGCTCTCACCACAATTTAAACCTCTGAATTCCATTCCTCTCAGTGGAAGGAAACACTGCAACATTGTTCGATTTCCCAGAGAAAGAACAAGGACCAGAGCAACCATTGATGATGTTGAAACAGACCAACTTTCCTCAACACCCATTGTTGAGAATGAGAAAGCCAAAAAG GATGTAGAGGAAAGTGTGAAAGTGTTAAAAGATGCAGCTAAGACAAGAAAGGTTGCAGCAGAGGAGGTTCTTTCTGCACTGTCTATCCTTGAGAAAGCAAAAGTTGATCCTTCTGGTTTTTTTGAAACCCTCGGTGGCAATAAATCTCCTGGGAGGACCTGGATGCTGATTTTTACTGCTGAG aaaaaattaaaaggtgGTCGGTATTTTCCTCTCACAGCAGTTCAGAGGTTTGATGCCACT GCAAAGAGGATCGAAAATGGAGTATATCTTGGACCCATCGGACAGTTAACATTTGAAGGCAGACTTTCATGGAAAAAGAGAATACTGGCTTTTGTTTTTGAGAACATACGAGTAAAACTTGGACCCTTTCAACCTCTACAGATCAGTCTAGGAAAAAAGGAAGATAGGGAACCGGACAATAAGGATCCTTTCTTCATCTGGTTTTATGTTGATGAGGAAATTGCGGTTGCTCGAGGCCGGAGTGGAGGAACTGCATTCTGGTGCCGGTGTCGGCGGGTCAATAACTGA
- the LOC128196094 gene encoding uncharacterized protein LOC128196094: MSVNVTFFEQTPYFSPSVQDVSILQQVLPIPMAESNSSTVFVNPSLDHNPPTLVSPHTEIIPHRAPMDSPPPQDNGESPTSDSSPSSPLPTPPGENDSSWPIALRKVFSVVIPKNVKEALDHPGWRQAMIAEMQALDHSNTWELVPLPQAKRLLIVDGCMQLKLALMVKLIGSKLGLLQKVTLRFMVLIIVTLFLL; encoded by the exons atgtcggtcaatgtcacattctttgaacagactccttacttctctccatctgttcaggatgtttctatcctccagcaggtccttcctattccaatggctgagtcaaatagctccactgtaTTTGTCAAtccaagtcttgatcacaatcctcCTACACtcgtttctccacatactgagatcatcccacacagggccccaatggatagtccacctccccaagacaatggtgaatctcctacttcagattcttctccctcgtcacctcttcccacgcctcctggtgaaaATGATTCatcatggcctattgccctcagaaaag tgttctctgttgttatacccaagaatgtgaaagaagcacttgatcatcctggatggcgacaagctatgattgcagaaatgcaggctcttgaccacagtaatacttgggagctggtgccccttccccaGGCAAAAAGGCTGTTGATTGTCGATGgatgtatgcagttaaagttggccctgatggtgaaattgatcggctcaaagctcggcttgttgcaaaaggttacactcaggtttatggtcttgattattgtgacactttttCTCTTGTAg